The following proteins come from a genomic window of Thiothrix unzii:
- a CDS encoding substrate-binding domain-containing protein gives MKKLALAIAAALALSATAAQARDNIEIVGSSTVYPFTTAVAETFAKKTGNPAPKVESTGTGGGMKLFCAGAGVETPDLTNASRRMKKGEFEDCKKNGVDAITEIKMGYDGLTLAQSKSGDEFKNFTLKDLYMGLAKDVPNEKGELVPNTAKTWKEVNAELPDVKIEVIGPPPTSGTRDSFNELGMEGGCKKIDSMKALKEKDEKAFKAACQTIREDGAYVEAGENDNLIVQKLEANPKALGAFGFSFLEQNEDKLRGLAIGGVAPSPEAVIDGSYPMSRSMYVYVKNSHVDQVKGIKEFIAEYVSEAAMGADGYLADKGLVPVDAKELPEIAKNATALTAMTADGLK, from the coding sequence ATGAAGAAACTTGCTCTGGCAATTGCTGCTGCTCTGGCACTGTCTGCTACCGCCGCACAAGCGCGTGACAACATCGAAATCGTGGGTTCTTCCACTGTTTATCCTTTCACCACCGCAGTAGCTGAAACATTTGCTAAGAAAACTGGCAATCCAGCACCAAAGGTTGAATCCACCGGTACTGGCGGCGGTATGAAATTGTTCTGCGCCGGTGCTGGCGTTGAAACGCCAGACTTGACCAATGCTTCACGCCGCATGAAAAAAGGCGAATTTGAAGACTGCAAAAAGAACGGCGTTGATGCTATCACTGAAATCAAAATGGGCTACGATGGCTTGACTCTCGCACAATCCAAAAGCGGTGATGAGTTCAAAAACTTCACCCTGAAAGATTTATACATGGGTTTGGCGAAAGACGTGCCTAACGAAAAAGGCGAATTAGTCCCTAACACTGCCAAAACTTGGAAAGAAGTTAACGCTGAACTGCCAGACGTTAAAATCGAAGTCATCGGGCCGCCACCTACTTCTGGTACACGCGACTCTTTCAATGAACTGGGTATGGAAGGCGGTTGTAAGAAAATCGACTCCATGAAAGCACTCAAGGAAAAAGACGAGAAAGCTTTCAAAGCAGCTTGCCAAACTATCCGTGAAGACGGTGCGTATGTTGAAGCCGGTGAAAACGACAACCTGATCGTACAGAAACTGGAAGCCAACCCTAAAGCTCTGGGCGCGTTCGGTTTCAGCTTCCTTGAGCAAAATGAAGACAAACTGCGCGGTTTAGCTATCGGCGGCGTTGCGCCTTCACCAGAAGCAGTTATTGATGGCAGCTACCCAATGTCACGTTCCATGTACGTTTACGTGAAAAACAGCCACGTTGACCAAGTAAAAGGCATCAAAGAATTTATTGCTGAATACGTCAGTGAAGCGGCTATGGGTGCTGATGGTTACTTGGCTGACAAAGGCTTAGTACCTGTTGACGCTAAAGAACTGCCAGAAATTGCTAAAAATGCAACAGCCCTGACTGCAATGACCGCAGATGGCTTGAAATAA
- a CDS encoding lysophospholipid acyltransferase family protein encodes MKTLRRVTRLLLFLGHVLWGVLLTAIFAGVLRMSVTQPFYQGLVQAWLRRLTRIMGVRVKVSGTPASAGALLVANHITWLDIPLLGGVLPVRFLSKQEVRHWPVVGWLAVKAGTLFITRGKAGAAAAATATMTDALQGGATVLLFPEGTTTTGNDVLPFHARLFAPAINLDIPVQPIVLRYPSVNGLTQPLIPYVDDQALWDNLWGVLGESECAAEIHFLPPLIITGLDRKGLATLCETNIRQRIEKSSKV; translated from the coding sequence ATGAAAACGTTACGTCGGGTTACGCGGTTGCTGTTGTTCTTGGGGCATGTGTTGTGGGGGGTGTTGTTGACCGCGATTTTTGCCGGGGTGTTGCGGATGAGTGTGACCCAACCTTTTTATCAGGGTTTGGTGCAGGCTTGGTTGCGGCGTTTAACCCGCATTATGGGCGTGCGCGTGAAGGTTAGTGGTACACCGGCAAGCGCAGGAGCCTTGCTGGTGGCAAATCACATTACCTGGCTGGATATTCCGCTATTGGGTGGGGTGCTGCCAGTACGATTCTTGTCGAAACAGGAAGTGCGCCACTGGCCGGTGGTGGGTTGGTTGGCAGTGAAGGCCGGTACATTGTTTATTACACGCGGTAAAGCAGGCGCGGCAGCGGCAGCAACGGCGACCATGACCGATGCACTACAAGGGGGCGCGACGGTACTGCTGTTTCCCGAAGGTACGACAACCACGGGTAATGATGTGTTGCCATTTCATGCACGTTTATTTGCCCCAGCAATTAACTTGGATATTCCGGTGCAGCCGATTGTATTACGCTATCCTAGTGTAAACGGATTAACTCAGCCATTAATACCCTACGTGGATGATCAGGCATTATGGGATAATTTATGGGGTGTGTTGGGTGAGTCGGAATGTGCGGCTGAAATCCATTTTTTACCTCCATTAATAATAACGGGGCTTGACCGTAAAGGATTAGCCACATTATGTGAGACGAATATTCGGCAGCGTATAGAAAAATCCTCAAAGGTTTGA
- a CDS encoding response regulator transcription factor, translating to MTYEPTVFIVDDDPAVRDSLRWLLESMRLRVATFDSAEAFLKFYTMHMVGCLILDVRMPGMSGLQLQQHLTKQQYALPIIFITGHGDIPMAVRAMQAGAKYFLEKPFEDQLLLDYVNEALALDKENQQARLRLTTIRARIANLTDRETEVMDLVIRNHSNKEIAEKLGVSIKTVEFHRSHMMDKMHASSLIDLLNMVREATLANPPS from the coding sequence ATGACCTATGAGCCGACTGTTTTTATTGTCGATGATGATCCGGCGGTGCGCGATTCGTTACGCTGGTTGTTAGAATCCATGCGCTTGCGGGTAGCAACGTTTGATTCCGCCGAAGCTTTTTTGAAGTTTTACACCATGCATATGGTCGGTTGCCTGATTTTGGATGTGCGGATGCCCGGTATGAGCGGGCTGCAATTACAGCAACATTTAACCAAGCAGCAATACGCTTTGCCGATCATTTTTATTACTGGTCACGGTGATATTCCAATGGCGGTGCGGGCGATGCAGGCGGGGGCGAAGTACTTCCTCGAAAAGCCGTTTGAAGACCAATTGCTGTTGGATTATGTGAATGAAGCATTGGCTTTGGACAAGGAAAATCAGCAAGCACGGCTGCGTTTGACCACGATTCGGGCGCGTATTGCGAATTTAACCGACCGTGAAACCGAGGTGATGGATTTGGTGATTCGTAACCATTCCAACAAAGAAATTGCCGAAAAACTGGGTGTGAGCATTAAGACGGTGGAGTTTCATCGCAGTCACATGATGGACAAAATGCACGCCAGTTCCTTGATTGATTTACTCAATATGGTGCGCGAAGCGACGTTAGCTAACCCCCCATCCTGA
- a CDS encoding DEAD/DEAH box helicase, which translates to MHLLPKYIDLLADNNIPQSVLFTVFDTATVERGIDYFEANHVTHYRAEQSGNGNVMIYAKVQGNSSTPYATTVSYNEKRPHWITGMCSCPVTTSCKHSVAVLFSYLEQASKLKRRESELRGLGARAFTAASLPTARGKQVSPIDFWLQSITAASRSSQETNTSFEVVTPQAQLLYLLRFDNYRTELVNIGIYRSSPLKKGGLGKPSSIPLDTLITNHRARNFHYEPHDLMIAQLLALPELRFASYGHSGILTGRVGQQVLTEVLKTGRAFWATAEAWQHAAQPLRSGMRRLFDFQWTTDEKGCYHVGLVAEKPIDQRFWLNGELWFVDSANRECGLLEYPDLNSQQVEKLLNAPPIPPEEAEVVSERLLEILPDADIPAPSVKVRQEMEALEYPLQPVILLQTLLSDEHGRALHGVSLSFRYDTHVLRPTTPGASSVVKVDKQRYRLQRDRLGEQSALEALSDYGFESGRKRFSSLHPLDFVLEADNKTLGALRWHDFLEHGLSSLQHAGWQVEIAEDFDLKFDVVDEFDAAWEESAGSNDWFEISMGFQVDGQRVNLLPILVEMLTQMESPQALQELLRRQEHLLVPLSDNRWVKLDAKRLEGIMETLVELYDHQPLNADGNLEFSRFQGANLAALLNAPGMKWKGVEELAELTEKLRNFQGIQPATIPASLQADLRPYQHEGVSWLQFLREFQFNGTLADDMGLGKTLQTLTHLLLEKEAGRMDLPSLVVAPTSLMGNWRREAARFTPGLRVQVVHGADRLRHFSSFADFDLILTTYPLMLRDEERYQKQQFHYLILDEAQAIKNAASKTTQIIYTLKARHRLCLTGTPLENHLGELWSMYHFLMPGFLGTNEKFTRLFRSPIEKQGDLGRQQQLRNRVLPFMLRRTKELVASELPPKTEIIRSVPLDGKQRDLYETVRLAMDAKVREEISKKGFARSQIMILEALLKLRQVCCDPRLVKLEKAQKVKESAKLELLMSLLPEMVEEGRKILLFSQFTSMLALIELELEKANISYCKLTGQTKNRDDVVTAFQEGDAKVFLISLKAGGTGLNLTAADTVIHYDPWWNPAVEQQATDRAYRIGQDKPVFVYKLLTEETVEEKILKLQERKQALADGLYSDKAGEEGARFSADDLMDLLKPLEK; encoded by the coding sequence ATGCACCTGTTGCCGAAATATATCGACCTATTAGCGGATAATAACATTCCGCAATCCGTGTTATTTACGGTATTTGACACCGCAACGGTGGAGCGTGGTATCGACTATTTTGAAGCCAATCACGTTACCCATTACCGTGCTGAACAAAGTGGTAATGGCAATGTGATGATTTACGCGAAAGTCCAGGGTAACAGCAGTACACCGTATGCCACGACAGTGAGTTACAACGAAAAAAGACCGCATTGGATTACCGGTATGTGCAGTTGTCCAGTGACCACCAGTTGTAAACATTCCGTCGCTGTCCTGTTCAGTTATCTGGAACAAGCCTCTAAGTTAAAGCGGCGTGAAAGTGAATTGCGGGGCTTGGGAGCGCGGGCATTTACAGCGGCGAGTTTGCCGACTGCGCGTGGTAAACAGGTGTCGCCGATTGATTTTTGGTTGCAAAGCATTACTGCTGCCAGTCGCTCCTCGCAAGAGACGAATACGAGCTTTGAGGTGGTTACGCCGCAAGCGCAATTGTTGTATTTGCTGCGCTTTGATAATTACCGCACCGAGTTGGTAAATATTGGTATTTATCGCTCTAGTCCCTTGAAAAAAGGCGGTTTAGGCAAGCCATCCAGTATTCCGCTGGATACGCTAATCACTAATCACCGCGCCCGTAATTTCCATTACGAACCACACGATTTAATGATTGCGCAGTTGCTGGCATTGCCGGAATTACGCTTTGCCAGTTACGGTCACAGCGGGATATTAACCGGCAGAGTAGGGCAGCAGGTTTTAACGGAAGTGTTAAAAACCGGACGGGCATTTTGGGCAACGGCGGAGGCTTGGCAACACGCCGCCCAACCACTACGCAGTGGAATGCGCCGCTTGTTTGATTTCCAGTGGACGACAGATGAAAAAGGCTGTTACCACGTTGGCTTGGTAGCAGAAAAGCCGATTGACCAGCGTTTTTGGTTGAATGGTGAATTGTGGTTTGTGGATAGTGCGAATCGTGAATGCGGCTTGCTGGAATACCCCGACTTAAACTCACAGCAGGTGGAAAAGCTGTTAAACGCGCCGCCGATTCCGCCGGAAGAAGCCGAGGTGGTGAGCGAGCGTTTGCTGGAAATATTACCCGACGCTGACATCCCCGCTCCATCAGTCAAAGTGCGTCAAGAAATGGAGGCTCTGGAGTATCCGCTCCAGCCGGTGATTTTATTGCAAACCCTGTTAAGCGATGAACACGGACGCGCGTTACACGGGGTCAGTTTGAGTTTTCGTTACGATACGCATGTTTTGCGCCCGACCACACCGGGTGCGTCTAGCGTGGTGAAGGTGGATAAGCAACGTTACCGTTTGCAGCGTGACCGGCTGGGTGAGCAAAGCGCGTTGGAAGCCTTGAGTGATTACGGTTTTGAGTCGGGGCGTAAACGTTTTAGCAGTTTGCATCCGTTGGATTTCGTGCTGGAAGCCGACAATAAAACCTTGGGTGCATTACGCTGGCATGATTTTCTTGAGCATGGCTTGAGTAGTTTGCAGCACGCCGGTTGGCAGGTGGAAATCGCGGAAGATTTCGATCTGAAATTCGATGTGGTGGATGAGTTTGATGCAGCGTGGGAAGAAAGCGCGGGCAGTAATGACTGGTTTGAAATCAGCATGGGCTTTCAGGTCGATGGGCAACGGGTTAATTTGTTGCCGATTTTGGTGGAAATGTTGACGCAAATGGAAAGCCCGCAAGCGTTGCAGGAATTGTTACGCCGCCAAGAACATTTGTTAGTGCCGCTGTCTGATAATCGTTGGGTAAAACTCGATGCCAAGCGTTTGGAAGGGATCATGGAAACGTTGGTCGAGTTGTACGACCATCAGCCGTTAAATGCGGATGGCAATTTGGAGTTTAGTCGTTTCCAGGGGGCAAACTTGGCGGCGTTGTTAAACGCACCGGGAATGAAATGGAAAGGCGTGGAAGAATTAGCGGAACTGACGGAGAAATTACGCAACTTCCAAGGGATTCAGCCCGCGACAATACCCGCGAGTTTACAGGCCGATTTGCGCCCGTATCAGCACGAAGGGGTGAGTTGGCTACAGTTTTTGCGCGAGTTTCAGTTCAACGGCACATTGGCGGATGACATGGGTTTGGGCAAAACCTTGCAAACCTTGACCCATTTATTGCTGGAGAAGGAAGCGGGGCGCATGGATTTACCTTCGTTGGTGGTTGCGCCGACGAGTTTAATGGGCAATTGGCGACGTGAAGCCGCGCGTTTTACGCCGGGATTACGGGTGCAGGTGGTACACGGTGCGGATCGTTTGCGCCACTTTAGTTCGTTTGCTGATTTTGATCTGATTTTGACGACTTACCCGTTGATGCTGCGCGATGAAGAGCGTTATCAAAAACAGCAGTTTCATTACCTGATTTTGGATGAAGCGCAGGCAATTAAAAATGCTGCGTCTAAAACCACCCAGATTATTTACACTTTGAAAGCGCGTCATCGTTTGTGTTTGACGGGTACGCCGCTGGAAAATCATTTGGGTGAGTTATGGTCGATGTACCATTTCTTAATGCCAGGGTTTCTGGGAACCAATGAGAAATTTACCCGTTTATTCCGCAGCCCGATTGAAAAACAAGGCGATCTGGGGCGGCAACAGCAGTTACGCAATCGGGTGCTGCCGTTTATGTTACGGCGCACTAAAGAATTAGTTGCGAGCGAATTACCGCCGAAAACTGAGATTATCCGCAGTGTGCCGCTTGATGGTAAACAGCGTGATTTGTATGAAACCGTGCGTTTGGCAATGGATGCCAAGGTGCGCGAAGAAATCAGTAAAAAAGGCTTTGCCCGCAGCCAGATTATGATTTTGGAAGCCTTATTGAAATTGCGCCAAGTGTGTTGTGACCCGCGTTTAGTAAAACTTGAGAAAGCCCAGAAAGTTAAAGAATCCGCCAAGCTCGAATTGCTGATGAGTTTGTTACCGGAAATGGTGGAGGAAGGCCGCAAGATTTTATTGTTCTCGCAATTCACTTCGATGTTGGCGTTGATTGAGCTTGAACTCGAAAAAGCCAATATCAGTTATTGCAAATTGACCGGGCAGACCAAAAACCGTGATGACGTGGTGACAGCATTTCAGGAAGGTGATGCGAAAGTGTTCCTGATTAGTTTGAAAGCGGGTGGCACGGGTTTGAACTTAACCGCAGCGGATACTGTGATTCATTACGACCCTTGGTGGAATCCGGCGGTGGAACAACAAGCAACCGACCGCGCTTACCGCATTGGGCAGGATAAGCCGGTGTTCGTTTATAAATTACTGACCGAAGAAACTGTGGAGGAAAAAATCCTCAAGCTGCAAGAGCGCAAACAAGCACTGGCGGACGGTTTGTACTCGGATAAAGCCGGTGAAGAGGGGGCGCGTTTCAGTGCCGACGACTTGATGGACTTGCTCAAGCCGTTGGAAAAGTAA
- a CDS encoding CheR family methyltransferase: MTGNSNATHDDGSDDSLIIVGIGASAGGLEALRLLVPKLPIDERVVYILAQHLDPKHSSMLVPILSRETQLQVNELQHDQALQAGQLYIIPPGMDAFYTRQRIHLEKATGIGPKPSVDRLLASLAENHGERSIGIILSGTGMDGAHGIRAIKAEGGITIAQLESTARFDSMPHAAINTGHVDLVLPPEEIAQQIHDLLNQPGSSFPFSQKTEPSEDEIQEILRMLLDQTGTDFRDYKRNTLLRRIERRMTLHKCKRLDEYCSFLRDKPEELYELHNDILISVTAFFRDTDAYQVLHRMMEDIISQKGKIEGEIRIWIAGCATGEEAYSIAIMLSEYLGNRASRYKIQIFGTDLYDGVLSIARQARYPKAAVVDIEPRLLDKYFIQKDGAYQLNQTIRNMVLFARHDLVRDPPFSHLDLVSCRNVLIYFNQNLQRKVLESFHYALETGGILFLGKSEAIGNAENLFTTVDRKARMYRRRGDVKGHSPYLLQHRQQRERPAIYGQGSRERNRVKLQDMVDKLLVNIYQPVCILLDDRQEIAYVRGHVDPFLSFMEGRAALGILELIRSELRQDMRGMLYKARRTDESILSRRIPMKINGEDKRVLMRVSHFPAGKLTENEVSMIVFEVFSDVEVPLSDTVVEQMTDTVRLKELEEELRETRESLQTTIEELETSNEELQSTYEEAQSTNEELYTSTEELQTSNEELQSTNEELRTVNQELSVKSSELETANHQLKSTNEQLTQEVDERKWAEARLEIERAKLHTIFHMQPNWINICTTDGIIQEVNPAGLSIMEVSSSAELVGRSLRDFVFPEYLPEVDNCLAMIGEVGEVNKRELRIRTSKGNPRWLEIHSLLVHFSDDELRIMSIIVDHTERKLAQELLAERQQELAHIMRLNTLGEMASGIAHELNQPLSAIANYIRGCERRLNSDGCNLEELKEVMQLVSTQVRRAGDILRYAKDFTRKDQDNERLSCNINEVVRETLHLLETTEQFKETKLIVELESELPNVLINKIQIEQVLINMVQNALDAMDEMNDAKPAVLRIRTARADDHALRLSVVDQGTGLPVGFEKNIFRPFFSTKKNGMGMGLAISSSIIEAHGGRLEAVNNLTRGATFSFMLPLEGDANP; this comes from the coding sequence ATGACCGGTAATTCCAATGCTACTCATGATGATGGCAGTGATGACAGCTTAATTATTGTGGGTATCGGTGCGTCAGCCGGTGGGCTTGAGGCTTTAAGGCTATTAGTACCGAAATTACCGATTGATGAGCGTGTGGTTTATATCCTTGCGCAGCACCTTGATCCGAAACACAGCAGTATGCTTGTGCCGATTTTGTCGCGCGAAACCCAGTTGCAAGTGAATGAATTACAACACGATCAAGCCTTGCAAGCGGGTCAACTCTACATTATTCCGCCGGGAATGGATGCTTTTTATACACGCCAACGCATTCATTTGGAAAAAGCCACGGGTATTGGCCCGAAACCTTCTGTTGACCGTTTATTGGCATCGCTCGCAGAAAATCACGGTGAACGTTCTATTGGTATTATCTTATCCGGCACGGGAATGGATGGGGCGCACGGGATTCGTGCGATTAAAGCCGAAGGCGGTATTACCATTGCGCAATTAGAATCAACCGCGCGTTTTGACAGTATGCCGCACGCTGCAATCAATACCGGGCATGTGGATTTGGTATTGCCACCCGAAGAAATTGCTCAACAAATCCATGACTTACTCAATCAACCGGGTTCCTCGTTTCCTTTTTCGCAAAAGACTGAACCTAGCGAAGATGAGATTCAGGAAATCTTGCGGATGTTATTGGATCAAACCGGCACAGATTTCCGCGATTATAAACGCAACACCTTATTACGGCGTATTGAACGGCGCATGACTTTACATAAATGTAAGCGTCTTGATGAATATTGCAGTTTCTTGCGTGATAAACCCGAAGAATTATATGAATTACATAATGATATTTTAATTTCAGTCACTGCATTTTTCCGTGATACCGATGCGTATCAGGTTTTACACCGCATGATGGAAGATATTATTAGCCAGAAAGGTAAAATAGAAGGTGAAATTCGTATTTGGATAGCCGGGTGTGCCACGGGTGAAGAAGCTTATTCCATTGCGATTATGTTATCGGAATATTTAGGGAATCGTGCCAGCCGTTACAAGATTCAGATTTTTGGTACGGATTTATACGATGGCGTATTATCCATTGCCCGCCAAGCACGTTATCCTAAAGCGGCAGTAGTCGATATAGAACCGCGTTTATTGGATAAGTATTTTATTCAAAAAGACGGTGCATATCAGCTTAATCAAACCATCCGTAATATGGTGCTGTTTGCACGCCACGATTTGGTGCGTGACCCGCCATTTTCGCACCTTGATCTGGTGTCGTGCCGCAATGTGCTGATCTACTTTAACCAGAATTTGCAACGCAAAGTGCTGGAGTCGTTTCATTACGCCCTCGAAACCGGCGGTATTTTGTTTTTAGGTAAATCTGAAGCGATTGGCAATGCGGAAAATCTGTTTACCACAGTGGATCGTAAGGCGCGTATGTACCGCCGTCGTGGCGACGTGAAAGGTCATTCGCCGTACTTATTACAACATCGCCAGCAACGTGAGCGACCAGCAATTTACGGGCAAGGCTCGCGTGAGCGTAACCGCGTGAAGCTTCAGGATATGGTCGATAAATTATTGGTAAACATTTATCAGCCGGTGTGCATTTTGCTGGATGACCGTCAGGAAATTGCTTATGTGCGCGGTCATGTTGATCCGTTTCTAAGCTTCATGGAAGGGCGTGCCGCATTAGGGATTCTGGAGTTAATTCGCAGTGAATTGCGTCAGGATATGCGCGGAATGCTCTATAAAGCGCGGCGTACTGATGAGTCCATTCTCAGTCGGCGTATTCCCATGAAAATCAATGGTGAAGACAAGCGCGTATTAATGCGGGTGAGCCATTTTCCGGCAGGAAAGCTTACCGAAAATGAAGTCAGCATGATCGTTTTCGAGGTGTTTTCTGACGTTGAAGTGCCTCTGAGTGATACTGTTGTAGAGCAAATGACTGATACGGTGCGTTTAAAAGAGCTGGAAGAAGAATTACGCGAAACCCGTGAAAGTTTACAAACCACAATTGAAGAGCTGGAAACCTCCAACGAGGAATTGCAATCGACCTACGAAGAGGCGCAGTCGACTAACGAGGAGCTGTATACCTCCACCGAAGAGCTGCAAACCTCCAACGAGGAGTTGCAATCGACTAACGAAGAGTTACGCACCGTTAATCAAGAGTTGAGTGTCAAAAGCAGTGAATTAGAAACCGCCAACCACCAACTGAAAAGTACCAATGAACAACTGACCCAAGAGGTTGATGAGCGTAAATGGGCGGAAGCACGTTTAGAAATTGAACGCGCAAAACTCCACACGATTTTCCACATGCAACCTAACTGGATTAATATTTGCACTACCGATGGCATTATTCAGGAAGTGAATCCAGCGGGTTTGTCGATTATGGAAGTCAGTTCCAGTGCTGAGTTGGTGGGGCGTTCCCTGCGGGATTTTGTGTTTCCCGAATATTTGCCGGAAGTGGACAACTGCCTTGCGATGATTGGTGAGGTCGGCGAAGTGAATAAGCGTGAATTACGCATTAGAACCAGCAAAGGTAATCCGCGCTGGTTGGAAATTCACTCATTGCTAGTGCATTTTTCTGATGATGAATTGCGCATTATGTCGATTATCGTGGATCACACCGAACGCAAGTTAGCACAAGAATTGCTCGCGGAACGCCAACAAGAGTTAGCTCACATTATGCGCCTCAATACCTTGGGGGAAATGGCTTCGGGGATTGCGCACGAACTGAATCAGCCATTATCCGCTATTGCCAATTACATTCGTGGTTGTGAGCGACGCTTGAACAGTGATGGCTGCAATTTGGAAGAATTGAAGGAAGTCATGCAGTTAGTGTCTACGCAGGTGCGGCGTGCAGGTGATATTTTGCGCTATGCGAAAGATTTTACCCGCAAGGATCAAGATAATGAGCGTTTGTCGTGTAACATTAACGAGGTGGTGCGCGAAACCTTACACTTATTGGAAACCACCGAGCAGTTTAAGGAAACCAAATTAATCGTTGAGTTGGAGAGTGAGCTGCCCAATGTGTTGATTAATAAAATTCAAATAGAGCAAGTATTGATCAATATGGTGCAAAACGCGCTGGACGCAATGGATGAGATGAACGACGCGAAACCTGCTGTATTACGCATCCGTACCGCGCGTGCCGACGATCATGCCCTGCGCTTGTCGGTGGTTGATCAGGGGACGGGGTTGCCAGTGGGATTTGAAAAGAATATTTTCCGCCCGTTTTTCTCTACCAAGAAAAATGGTATGGGAATGGGGCTGGCGATCAGCAGTTCCATTATTGAAGCCCACGGTGGACGTTTGGAAGCGGTCAATAATTTAACCCGTGGAGCAACGTTCAGCTTTATGTTGCCTTTGGAGGGGGATGCAAATCCATGA